A single genomic interval of Gallus gallus isolate bGalGal1 chromosome 10, bGalGal1.mat.broiler.GRCg7b, whole genome shotgun sequence harbors:
- the FSD2 gene encoding fibronectin type III and SPRY domain-containing protein 2, with protein MSSRPVSAREYESSDQFPGHSASPPVPNSSETEGLIFYHMDLYGSNERFDIFPEEPSGQGSRFLGNTRRESALSSEKCQNSHEAGYDMEKEVAELAKMYGLDEDREKELELLGGHLETVGSKWLPAHTQKSGLQDSVYNRSKSSSPVKDQSKSTKHQELPDEVSQDEDQHKARTENEADSHTWFREGLSSSGVSDERSSQAVSEEEEMADVFCCTCKIPIRAFDKLFGEHKDHEVAQLSSAVESEKEEIHKNMCKLEEQIAQVENFASHLEEIFITVEENFGRQEQNFEVHYNDAVQVLAQKYEEQLEALGEEKKQKLEALYEQLVSCGEHLDTCKELMDTTHKLYQENDKVTFMKEAVTMVDRLEKFLKKEVNLKLSTHPDFEERAIDFSEVEQLMNSINTIPAPCAPVINPQAPNAATGTSLRVCWGLFSDDTVECYQLCYKPVSNERHSDEQAEHMLKVKETYCTISNLLPNTQYEFWVSASNASGISPPSERAVYVTAPSPPIIKSKKIRSCENAALVCWESRDVNPVDSYTVELSKLTDEENGDIITESIVGIPNCEALIHLQPAQSYHICVKALNLGGSSERSEPVLIHTTGTYFCLNEDTAHPLLAILDDGFTIACDELENPECDLPVYDNSFTRCIGILGSLIPFPGKHYWEVEAEEDTEYRIGVAFENTPRHGYLGANNSSWCMRHIITPSRHKYEFLHSGMTPDIRITVPPTKIGILLDYESYRLSFYNADIAQHLYTFNSHFQHYVHPCFALETPGTLKVHTGITVPPWTALL; from the exons ATGTCATCCAGACCTGTCAGTGCAAGAGAGTATGAAAGTAGTGATCAATTTCCCGGTCATTCAGCTTCTCCACCAGTCCCAAATTCTAGTGAAACTGAAGGCTTGATATTTTATCACATGGATCTTTATGGATCAAATGAGAGGTTTGATATCTTTCCTGAAGAGCCGTCTGGTCAAGGAAGCAGATTTCTGGGAAATACCAGAAGGGAATCTGCACTGAGTAGTGAAAAATGTCAGAACTCACATGAAGCTGGATATGACATGGAAAAGGAGGTTGCAGAGCTGGCCAAGATGTATGGGCTTGATgaggacagagaaaaagaacttgAGCTTCTTGGAGGACATCTGGAGACAGTGGGCAGTAAATGGCTACCTGctcacacacaaaaatcaggACTGCAAGACTCTGTATATAATAGATCAAAAAGCAGCTCACCAGTGAAAGATCAAAGTAAAAGCACAAAGCACCAGGAACTTCCTGATGAAGTTTCTCAAGATGAAGATCAGCACAAAGCCAGAACAGAGAATGAAGCTGATAGCCACACATGGTTCAGAGAGGGGCTTAGCAGCAGTGGCGTGTCGGATGAGCGGAGCAGCCAGGCTGTcagtgaggaggaagaaatggcAGATGTTTTTTGCTGTACTTGCAAGATACCAATCCGAGCTTTTGACAAACTGTTTGGTGAGCACAAGGATCATGAAGTGGCTCAGTTATCTAGTGCTGTGGAAAGTGAAAAG GAGGAGATTCACAAAAACATGTGCAAATTGGAAGAGCAGATTGCTCAGGTGGAAAACTTTGCCAGTCACTTGGAAGAGATCTTCATTACTGTAGAG GAGAATTTTGGGAGGCAGGAGCAGAACTTCGAGGTTCATTACAACGATGCAGTGCAAGTGCTTGCTCAGAAATATGAAGAACAGTTGGAAGCACTGGGGgaagagaagaagcagaagttgGAAGCACTGTATGAGCAGCTGGTCAGTTGTGGGGAACATCTTGACACTTGCAAGGAGCTGATGGACACAACCCACAAGCTTTACCAGGAAAATGACAAAGTCACTTTTATGAAG GAAGCAGTAACCATGGTTGACAG ATTGGAAAAATTcttaaagaaagaagtgaacTTAAAGCTTTCAACACATCCAGACTTCGAAGAGCGTGCCATAGATTTCTCAGAAGTTGAACAGCTAATGAACTCCATTAATACTATTCCAG ctccttgtgcccccgTGATCAATCCCCAGGCTCCCAATGCAGCAACTGGCACCTCCCTGAGAGTTTGCTGGGGCCTATTCTCAGATGACACTGTGGAGTGCTACCAGCTGTGCTATAAACCAGTGAGCAATGAGAGACACAGTGATGAACAAGCAG AGCATATGCTAAAAGTCAAAGAAACATACTGCACCATTTCTAATCTGTTGCCGAATACACAGTATGAGTTTTGGGTCAGTGCTTCAAATGCTTCAGGCATCAGCCCACCAAGTGAAAGAGCTGTTTATGTAACAG CTCCTTCACCACCTATCATTAAGAGTAAAAAGATACGAAGCTGTGAAAATGCAGCACTCGTGTGCTGGGAATCTAGAGACGTTAATCCTGTTGATTCCTACACGGTCGAATTGTCCAAGCtgacagatgaagaaaatggtGATATTATTACTGA atCTATTGTTGGGATTCCTAATTGTGAAGCCCTGATtcacctgcagccagcacaaagCTATCACATTTGTGTTAAAGCCCTAAACCTGGGTGGTTCCAGTGAGAGAAGTGAACCTGTCCTGATACACACCACAG GCACCTACTTCTGTCTTAATGAGGACACAGCCCATCCTTTATTGGCAATTCTAGATGATGGATTTACAATTGCATGTGATGAACTGGAAAACCCAGAGTGTGATCTGCCCGTCTATGATAACAGCTTTACAAg GTGTATCGGgatcctgggcagtctgatcccTTTTCCGGGAAAGCATTACTGGGAGGTGGAAGCTGAGGAAGATACAGAGTACAGAATTGGCGTGGCTTTTGAAAACACTCCAAGACATGGTTACCTGGGGGCAAACAACTCATCCTGGTGCATGAGGCACATCATCACACCATCAAG GCACAAGTACGAATTCCTGCACAGTGGGATGACACCAGACATCAGAATTACTGTTCCCCCCACAAAGATTGGTATCCTGCTGGACTATGAAAGCTACAGACTGTCATTTTACAATGCTGATATTGCCCAGCACCTTTACACGTTCAACTCACACTTTCAGCATTATGTCCATCCCTGCTTTGCTTTGGAAACGCCTGGTACCCTAAAGGTACATACTGGTATTACAGTACCCCCATGGACTGCCCTCCTATAA